The Cardiocondyla obscurior isolate alpha-2009 linkage group LG05, Cobs3.1, whole genome shotgun sequence genomic sequence acatttatttcacaTACGCGATAACTTCCCGCCCGGTAGCCGAGTCAATGTCGTTAAATCACGATGATTACGACATTGCTCTTTATTGCTCGGAAGTAGGCAGTTTTCGTTTCAGGGACTTTCGTTTATAGATACAACGATGAGGAGAGAAACGATTCTGGGGCTGTTGCTCCGTTGCACCGTTTCACGCTCTTAATGCTTTGGGAATGCTCGTTTAACCCTTTCCTACGTCgggcgtagaaaaaaaaaaaaattacgcgttatTGTTTCAACAACCTGCTTCCAACGAGGCAACGTGGATTCTGCACGTATTAAGAAATTTAGGAAGTCGCAAGTTAAACGttaacgaatttattttgctACTGCAGTCGCCGGTCGTTAATCCAGAATTTAACAGACTTACGTTTTCTCAGACCCTGAATCGGCCTTGCGTCTTATCGGAGGGTAAAAAGTGTCATTGAACGTTTCTCGCCTCTTAATAAACTCTCGCCAAAGAAGTAGGAATTTTATTCCATCGTTAGTAGCTGGATTGCTGGAAGCTGCACTAATCGTACGATCGATTGACCGTTCGATCTCGCGGCTAGTCTCGTGCACGATCACGTGTTACATGTCCGCAACTTTGCAGGGAAACGTCAACGACACGTAGGATCTTTTGTTCTCGGGGCGAGCGTGAGAGGCCGTTTTCCTGCAAATAAACCACGTAAACGAAAAGAATCGGATATTGTTTGCCGAGAGTGCAGGCGCACCGGACATGATTAATACACGTAGTCGTACGCTCGTATGCAAGGTGAATTATTGGCAACGTATGCCGAGAGGAGTCCGTTCTATACACCGTATTAATCATGCACGCTTTAAATCctgcgcaatttttttttttttttcttttcacgttCTTCAACAGACAcgagttatacatatatatttcttgcCTATACACCCGGAGAACCGCGAGCACTGCGGACTCTTGCACATATATCGGGGTATACTATATTCGTAACACGTGCTTCGCGTCTAAATGTTCGCGCATCACGACGCTTAATAATTGCCCGGAACGATTCCACACGCGAACACTCCGCGGAAAAGAAATCTAACGCCGAATTAAACGCTTCATCGAAATCAATCGCGTCGtttttgcgtaaaaaaaaaaaaaaaaaaaaaaaaaaaaaaaaagacaaaaccAAATCCGGGCGTCTCTTTATCGGGAGATCTTTTAATTCGTCACGCGGGCCGGCAATAAGTGTTATTAATCTCGCGGGGAGGGATTGCGAATCGTGTAACTTGGTTAGCCGGTGCCAGCGCTGCCGCGCCCGTTGAATTATTCAGCGTGCACAAatccgcgagagagagagagagatgtagAATGATGATGATCCTCGCGGAATTGTCGGTGCCAAGGTCGCGAACGCTAAGACGAGCGCCGCCGTTTGGCACTTGCGAAATTTCTCAACACGGCCGAATCCCGACCGCTTGGATTTCGCGCACTGAAATTACACGGCGTTGCGTAATGACGCGCGTTGCACGCCACCGCTCTGTTGTTTATTGCTATCGTCGCCCGACACGATCCCCCTCCCTATGTGCAGCCGCGAGAGATCCCGGCGATAGGCATCACCTAGAAAAGCGCGTTGCCTTTTATCATCGGGGATTTTTCAAATGTCTATTTATAGAAACGTTAAACCTCATTGGCGACCTTGATCTTGCGACGCGCTGCTCTTAGAATTTCTAGCCGGATTGtgtcttaaatttaaatgcgaATTCTCCCCTGTAATTTTCCAAGTAGCCTATATCCGCTTTCCCAAGTAACGGACTTGATTTCCATCCGACGGACGATCGTTGGTCATCGCGGTTTTCACGGAAAGCTTTATCAAAGTTTTGAGATGCGCGGAGTAACTGAGTAAACTAGGTCAGGCGTTTGAACTGCGTTTCATTGGACCCACCGTGCATTTCGAAATGATTTACAAACATCACCTCGGCAACTAGAAGCAATTTTCCCATCCGTCTGATGCAAAATGTAGGTATCTTGGTTCAAAATATTCGTGCGATAGGCGTCAAAATCAAAGCCGTTGAAGCGTGCCCTCTGCAAACGACGAATCGTCCAGTCGTCGGAAAGTACATAATATCTTTCGTTATTTCCCTCTTACTTTCAAACATTGTACTACGTCGTTGTATaccgaaaaataatttcaatttgtcCTCGTCATTAatctcgcgcgattaaatCGCATCTTTTCACGTTCAATTCAATTCGAATCTATTCAggcctttaattaaaaaaaatattaaatttatttatttaaatttaacattagaATTTGCGCGTGAAAAGGAGAAACAGCCGTTTTCACTCGATATCTCatctattttcttcttttacaattAGAACCGAGGTTTGCGTATTCTTTACACAAGATATCTTTGTCCTGACTACTTAACTTTTAATCACTTTTCCTTTCGCGTCGCTCTCTTCAATTAACTCTATATTACCCTTCTCGTGGAAAAATCCGATCAATATAAAGCGATCGTAAACGACGCTAATCgtgtcttttattaattttctcaaaaactCTGCCGCTTTTAGACTCCACCCGCGTGTATTCTCCTTCTAAAATTTAGAACGAGGATACGAGAAGGAAACACGTAGGAAATACGCCCCGCGTCTCACTTGGCGTATTCGACAATGCAATGCGTACGTTTTCGCCTCTGCCTTTGATGCGATGTATTTATACTATCAAGTGGTTCGGAAACTTGCGCTCAAAActtgcaataatatttatctacGACGGCGACTGCATGCTCGATTCTATATATACGAAATATCCTGAAATCGCCATCGTCTTTCGGCTATGGATTATGTATTTAATGACCGACACAGAGGACTCGTCTtcaccgcggcgcgatatctCGACGCGGCTTCTgaataaaacgaaagaaacgGGATGCGATAGGAATAATACCTCGtcatctaaataaataataagagtCAGGGCGGTAATAAGATAGAAAGACCGGGCAAGAGAAAACTTGAGGGCATTATAGAGTCTAGGGCAGTctataagaataattttttctttttttttctttctctctttctttttataatttttatagccCTTCGAGAAGTCTCTATCGATATGTTTCATGACATCTCGCGCTAAAATCAAAACTACCCGAGTTCTAGCTCTCCAAAGGGtcacaccttttttttttctctccttccctTCTTTATTTAGAAGAATAACAATCGATGGATGTGAGACTCGACGAATACTTTCGCGATAATTGCAGAATTTATAGCGAACGacgtgtaataaattaatcactttattaatttagcaaACAGCGTTTTCTCGTCTCTCGTTTGGTTTGAGGTTTGGCGATCGAGAAAAAACCGCGAGATTTCATCTGTAAAGTCTCTTTGTAGGCGCCCACCGTCGTGTATGCATGTGTACTCCACGAAGAACACATGGTGTTGATAAGCATTGAAACGCATATTACTGGCCAAGAGATAACGCttgctttttattaataaccgTTAAGTAAACGAAGATTATAGCAGCTCGTGCCTTCGCATCTGGCCGAGCCTGTTTTATTATTAGCGACAGCTCCCTCGCGTTAATTATATGTCATATTATGTCTTCATTGTCTCGGATCGTTCGCGTGCCTGATGACAGGTCAATGCCTGaagcctttttctttctccaagTTTTTCTTCTTCGAAGGCAAAGCATTTATTTAACACAATACGAGTTTTTACGAGcctcataattttattttacgactCCCGACGGTCGTTAATTTAGAACTCTAATAGAAAACttaattgacaattaattcaACTGTTCTAGCAGCTTTCCAATAAAGTTTCCaggcaaaatttaaaaaaaaattatacttgtaCAATAcatgtagtttttttttgttttttttgtattttttcagTGTGTCAAACAAAAAGTTAATGATTCAGATTAACAAGAGTAAATTAattggtaattaattaacgtacgCATTATTTCGGTAATATCAAGTTATTCTTTTAATGAGTTTCTTTGATGGCATGagtaaaatcattaattttctgccgtatacgtgtaaaaaaaactaaattaataaataaataaagatcaGACGGCGAGCAGCGAagtgtaacataaaaaaaatgttgctttGACCAATCTGCCAGTTTAATCGCCGATTAATTTTGTTCAAAGTcgctttttgcaatttttcgtCGGTTAAAATGTTTATGTTCTACCTAAGCATAACTAACtacatataatatgtatgtacagGGTGGAGTGGTGCAGGTAGCACCGAAATTTGCTATAAATATTCCCGCATCGTGACTCAGACTTATTCTCCGATGGTTTGACAgctgtatgtatgtatgtatgtatgtatgttgtacatacatacgtgtTCGACGGAGAAggttaaataaaagattacaaGTTGAATGTCACATATGCTACAGGCCACCCcgagttaattaatgaaaatattaattcttttctccttttttttccgtgacAAGACAATTATGGAAGTAGCTCGAATCTCGTTCTTGTTTAATATCTACATCCTACGTTTGATgcaaaaaaagatatttcatCGTTACGCAATAGAATTCTCGCCAGCGCACATACCTTactcttaattattatattctaggtattacattttataattttcaaccgcGATATGTGCCAAATGATACATCTCGTGGATTCGCGTGTCAAGGCATTCGGGACCACTTGTATATGTATCCGAATCGCTTGCTTAGGAAAAAGAGgataagaaaagaagagagcaCGTGGGGTGCCGCGTTGTTAGCCGGTCTTGTTTACGCTGGACATTTTTGCAACGAGACAATTGATTTCGCCCCGGCGTTTTCCCAAACGAacgcgcgacgacggcgatAAGGGAAGGATGTTGCATTGCAACGCGATAACGGGACAGATGTGCACAGTAAGCGCTAAAGCATTATCTCGCGAGCTCGCGCGAGTTTACGGGATTCGAGCGACGCCTTAACAAATCACGTGTGTCAGTCACTCGGCCGCGGTTTATTCGCGTCGTGGAAAAAAGGGTAAAGTAACACATCGCGAGTTAAATCTGTTTCGAGAGTAACGTCGATCGTGTCCTTTTCCATTCCGTAGATCTGATTCTCAACTAATTAAGTTAATCGGGAAAAAGCGAAACTCATAGTTTAATCTTTCATTCTGCgtgttaaatattaacgagGTTAATAATTTCAGCACGTGAACCAAATAATGCAGATACTTTTTGATAAATTGATTAAGGTAATTCAAGATATCGTCAGATGTGTGTTGgctaatttattacaaagagaagagaatattacaaatatgggaaggggagggaaggggggagaGAGACAAAATGCAAATGATAGGAAGatatggaataaaaaaaaaaaaaaaaaaaaaatggaaattacaACTACGTATCGTCGGTATACATATACCATAggaataaataagtaaaatattttagataccATCAAACTCCCTTTATCTTATCTTACTAATTATAGGTAAATTTACTAATAATACTCGAAAATCCAATCTATTTATCTATGTACTCCAAGAGTCTTCGAACTCGGGCCACTTATTCACGGTTCAATCTCCTTTAATCTTTCAGATGAAAATTGAAACGTCCGAAGACATGACGTAGGCAAGCGACAGGTGCGCGAAAAATCGCCTGGGCGGCCACCATGAAGAATCTCGTGCCGTAGTTGTTAAATGATGTTAGTGACTGCCTCCCCGATGGACAATTCGCCGAACACGCTGTCGGTGGTCGAGGAGGAGGCGACGAACGTCACCGACATCGACGACGCGTTCCCGCCGCATGTCGATACCAGCAATATTGTCATCCAACCGGAGTCGCCCACCAGCAAGAAGCAAACGCTGAAGACCTTCGCTGAGGTGAACACATTGCTGCAGGCCGGCAGAAAGCGGGAGGTGAAGCTGATCATACGGGAAAACGCTTGGCCACTTAACAACGGCATAAGGACGCAGCTCTGGCCGGCGCTCTGCGATCAGCACGCGCACGGCAAGAACATGCTCGATGGATTCTATTGGGATATGGTGAACCAGGTCTTTGGAACGACTGGTTagttaatatatgtatatacttgATAACCTCTAAATCTTGgagttttcattattttcattacGTACTGCTAACGAAAGAATCCGTAGACGAAAACAAAGACGGAATTTCGGGCTTAGAAATACGCTTGTGAAAGTATCTGCGAGTTCgagtttataattattaaaaaggaTGCAATCGTGATCAAAGCGtgataaaaagataaagcTGTAAgcgataattttgtttctctcGGTACAATCAAACAGGGAACTTATTTAgatcatttattaaaattttgtatcatCTTGCTTGCAGAATTACCAGAAAAATCAATCATGCTGCCGCCATTCGTCGATAGTACGCATTGCTTGTCTTACAATTTGACGAGAAAGGGCAGAAATGTGGCGGACAGAGTTGTATCTGTGTTGGGATATGCTTGTCCTGATATCACATATAGCCCGTCTCTTTATCCGTTAACTGCACTTCTCTTACATTTTGTGCcaggtaaattaataatcaaattatattattaataaaaaaaaaaaagaagaaaaaaaaaaaaatatatatatatatatatatatatatatatatatatatatatatatatatatataaatttaataggccttacatttaattttacttttcaatcttgattttttacgaaatataagTCTCAAACAAAATAAtgtcattttatatatttttctatttatttcacaaatttGGAGTTTATAGTTTTatctacttttttaatttaatgggTTAAAGTGCTCaaaataagtaaatttctGGTAAGGATTTTGTTTACTTCCAATGAACCGCAACTTATGTTATTTTGGGAATGTTATTTTTCAGAGGAGGAATGTTACCACTGTATGGCTACTTTAGTAGCTGCCAAAGAGAAAATGTTCATCACGCAAACCAAACTTCTTTATGAAGTTACGTGGAAAACGGTAGAACAAATCACTAAAAAACATGTCGTAAGTAGAGATAAATTTCTacaatttaaactttaaataattgtatatctgtaatattttacgtaagaTATTTTTCACTTCTTCAATACCTTATCTCATAGCAGAATAAAGTTCTTTATCTATCTTTTTTCAATTGAGACTGCTCTAGAttgatatgtatatattgatattaaaatggtataagagatataaattttaaaataaaaaactatttCCCTGTCAAACATTCGTCAACGATAATATCGTTTTAGTGATTAATACGTAAcgtatgttttttaattttacaattttaagaaatcaGCTGCTGTACATTTAGCGAGACATTGCTCCGGCTCGAGAGCAGAAAGAATTTACATGGATTGGATCTGGTGGATTCTTCAACTTCTTCCATTTCAACATCTAGTCAGGGTTATGGACTGTTTTCTTCATGAAGGCATTAAggtaaatttatacatttctaAGTTGATCGCTAATTCTCGATAGttcttatatattaaattttgagtCTCATATTGAACGATttgagtaataaaaattagaatttaattttaatatttgaataatatgtCAACTTTAAGAAAGAAGATTGAACTGTTAGAATCATCCGATTATTGTTAAGTCTGACATGAGTTTAAACTGGTTTGAACTGTCCGTCAACCGGAAAATTCCGAACTTTAGCTCTTGTTATGCATTCAAGAAATCTATCGGGGGAACGGCAGCACGTGAAACCGTCCACATCTTACCGCATGTATGAGAGTGCGAGAAAAATTGGCGTTTACCCAACCGACAGATAAAGATCAACCGCGTGTTATGTGTACTGTGCAATGCACTTATATTCTAGGAATAGGACAAATGTTAAATTTGACGTTTGACTCAGTGCCAGGGAAAAGTTGCTTTGCGAGCATTTTTCAACATTAACTATCgtgcataaaattattctttttggACATATATGCGATTTTTTATACAACGTAactttaacatatttatttttgtctttaGGTCTTTTATCGGGTTGCTATGGctatagttttattattttataagcaCTCTTCGCCGCAAAATTCCGAATGGATGAATGAGATTTCGAAGAATGGGATAGATGCTGCTCTATCGAAATTCTGCAGACAAATGCCAGTGAGTTAAGCaatttaagttaaaataatttgcatgcAATGGaataattagtattattaaaaatgtaataaaaattatttaaaagtatgtatctctttctttatatatatatatgtatgtatgtatgtataggAAGGTTTTATGCATATTGCATTTAGTATTaagttcttaaaaattttacaaggCTTCAATTTTCAGGTGACACCCGCTAAATTTCTGCGCACCGCTTTTGGAATACGCGGACTCAGCTCAGCATACATATCACGAGTATTTCTGCGTACGGAAATGGCTCTTAAAAGCAAGAGTGTTCTAACAGGGTCCCGATCCTTGGCTAGGTCACGTTCGACAGACAATCTACCTACCAGCCAGTCCCAAGTCAACATTCAGATGATGTCACACACCCTCACAATACGAGAAGTATGTTGTTTGTTTATTTctcttgatttaattttatatttatttgtgatTAATcactgcaaaaaaattaactaattcATAATTAATGGTACAAATATACCTAATATAAAACTCTTACAAATACGTgtagaatttataaaagaattctattttaattacgtacacataattataattataattataactaacaaatttttacaggtacaaatatgaaatatttatagcgTATATGgtatgcaataatttattatttcagcatatccctttttattttctaaaacaaaaaatctgaaaaaaatcttttgcaattttaagGAATGAAAGGGGATGTTTATGCTGGGGGATATTttgcactttaaaaaaaaaaaaaaatattttaaatcaatgaGAATTGAAACTGATTTAGTTTCGTTGAGTTCGATTTTCGATGTTACAGGTATGCGAGATAAGACCTTATGAAGATTATCGCGTTTCATTAACTTATGGATAAACGTAAGGATCATAATTGCATGCCTACGATATTTGAATCTCAACTCAATGAAATTTCAGAATGTTCAATAAATTGTGATACAAATGAGgagataattttcttattgcaatttattgtATATCTTGCACTTGGTTTCAATCTCCGCTTTGTACAGCCCAGCGTGTTAAAGTAGTTTCTTGTAGGGTTCGGTAAGCCTTTGAATCTCTCAATGATTCCATTTGTTTTCAGAAAGAATGTGAAGACACGTACAAAGACAGGGTATcgtataattatctttttggGAAATGTGTTGTCAATTTCATGTGCTCTGCCCACCTCCACCTTTAtactccctctttttttttatagactcaaatatcatttatattacattcaTATTCTACACATGTTCACTCATTGCCAGCATTACATTTGTCGTGCCAGCTTTGTTACTGTTATTTATCCATTCGCAATGACTCTTTTAATATACCTCACTATCAACGCGGCAGTAACCAATACTCTTGTCAGCAATGTCTACTGCAACGCATAATGTGAAATTTTCGCTGGCTTTTGCAGTGTATTTCCGCGTGTTTAGTGCGGATTGCAATCATAAGTAATCTATAGCAACTCACAAGAACAACGTTCAAAAAGAGTAACTCAAAAACTTTTACAAtcaaaagatttaattataatttctcgGATATGACTGCCTTATGTGTTCGTGTtattctttcttcttccttctttttaacatttcgAAATAAGCCGTGAAAGCATAATACATACGAATatgtgtaaaagaaaaaaaaaaaaatttctctgaTTATACTATCAAAGTATTATATCGAGCTTCGCTTGACGAAAGTGTAGTATTAGTTTCATTCCTTTTAGTGTTATCCATTATAAATTCAATCCTGTTTTCTGGAATGTGActctgtaatattaattcaaatatacCAACTTTCAGAAGATGCTTTccttaaatacaattttactCACATTCATCGTATTTGTTcttcgaatatattttaattgcattctACCTGTTTGTCTGTATTTGCAAATCTGTGCTACAGAAATTTGTAGTTTTACTAACACAATTTTTAACTACAAAGCAATAGAAAACTGACAAAATCACATTGttttattagttaattattcggctattattttcattaaaattcaatattataaagttgaaaagaattaaaaatatataatttaattgctgcgatatacaatgtatatatcttttaccttctttcttaatatttttagaaaatcttcgaagcgatattgttaaaatatgattttactTTGCCTTTGTGTCCTAATATAATCGAGGGTAACTCTTTTTCCACATTGGAAATCAATATCCGTCGTCTATTTTATCTGCCAGCATCTTAAAGAGGCCTGtaacattttgaaatattttaagcaaTGTGACCGGTTcaataattgattaaatttatagttatttattaatctgcAAATCTATGTTCGGCACATTTCATAAATGTAGATTCTATCGAATACAAGTTGTATTGTAGCATGCaacagaatttatttattttgatgTATAGCGCAAGAAGAACATtgcacgatttttattttcgaatgtCACAATACAATGTGATTGTAGTAAAAGATTAGGCGCCTTACCATCATTTTAAAAGGTATCGTCTAAAATCCTGTTTGGGatagatattaaattcataaaactATGCGGCTATTCGTGTTAAGTAAATGTTATACCTAATATTCTTTCATGTAACTTCacgttacaaaaataaaagaaaaaaagaaaagaaaagtatccAATCGTCATGGAATGTTTGTACAGTGGGTAAATGCAAAAGTTTGCATTGGTATCGTTAGTACCCAGCACTGTACATCGATGTAACTAATGTGTTTGTGCTGTCTTGTGTTGTGCTGCCTTCACTGGAATAACGGATTAAATGGTACCGGGTGTCTAGGGCGCACACAGTCCTGAACCACGCGCCTTATCAATGGGCGTTTACCCCATACAAAGTATATGCTCCCAGATCCTAGATATGCCTGATGTAAGTACTCACGGCCGTCCTTTCAGTTCAACTGAATTAAGatttgaaaagaaaacaaaaattaataaatctccGTCAAGTAGTCATAGGCCTTTACTTTATGGCATGTCTATATTATCATCGTTGGTGTATACATAATTGCAAATATAGAAATAGCTAGAGTTTCGGACAGTAAAATTTGTCAGCTAGTTTATCTTGATCtgagcgataaataaaatacacgaaTAATCTCTTAACTTGTACTTTACAACAAGCtcgaaaaaaattgtgaatatTTCCTACCCGATTTTTCAcatgtacaaaaatatttccagGCTCGGTTAGGCTACCTTCCAGGTAGAGTTGAAGTATTTTGTTGTATGACTGCGTAGGGATTATCCCgattcttataattatttaaagatagaAAATGATTGGAAAAGGTTTGCGCTAGGAATCTCGAAACTTACGAGTTAAGTTTaagactaattttttttttgtaaattgtttCCTAATATTGGAGGAAGAaagagtgagaaaaaaaatagagaaaatgaaatatgtatatagacAGAAATAGACTACATTTACCATCGCTAGCGCAAGAGCCCATGTTGACGTTTCGATAACAttcatttgtatttttatctctaaCTGATTGATGCTATCCTGATTGTTGCATGACGAATGACATTATGCACTGATTTGCAAAAGATACAGATGTTTATTTTCGCCAGCATTCCCAGCGTTGTTTCTTCATGTTTTATTGATATCTCACATAAGCGGGATGGAGATATTTTTCCGTTAgatataatgttttttttttttttttttttaataagaaaatatttgcgacataaatttgaaatgttttaattattctttgtcttaaatttttttatagagataTACATACGTGTGGAAAAATACAGTAAATAAAGTACTAAAAGACGAGAAAAggtagacattttttttaaaagaatatctaCTAAAGATATCagttaattcttttatatgttTTCTACTGATTATCTTGTTAGAGATACGCATCAAACAAATGatgaatttttatcattaaatagatataaacCCCAcgctttttattaatac encodes the following:
- the Sky gene encoding GTPase-activating protein skywalker isoform X2, whose product is MMLVTASPMDNSPNTLSVVEEEATNVTDIDDAFPPHVDTSNIVIQPESPTSKKQTLKTFAEVNTLLQAGRKREVKLIIRENAWPLNNGIRTQLWPALCDQHAHGKNMLDGFYWDMVNQVFGTTELPEKSIMLPPFVDSTHCLSYNLTRKGRNVADRVVSVLGYACPDITYSPSLYPLTALLLHFVPEEECYHCMATLVAAKEKMFITQTKLLYEVTWKTVEQITKKHVKSAAVHLARHCSGSRAERIYMDWIWWILQLLPFQHLVRVMDCFLHEGIKVFYRVAMAIVLLFYKHSSPQNSEWMNEISKNGIDAALSKFCRQMPVTPAKFLRTAFGIRGLSSAYISRVFLRTEMALKSKSVLTGSRSLARSRSTDNLPTSQSQVNIQMMSHTLTIREGAHSPEPRALSMGVYPIQSICSQILDMPDLFTLWSWLPMRITMYQPILLYTTEEHGCSLTTFYVRVEQHEPTLLMIKTCNNEVFGAYCSTRWCERNLKDDKGQRQAYFGTGETFLFSLYPERAKYPWVGMDSSHNDSRVHHSAELFMAADSKMITIGGGDGQAIWMDENIRFGKTDRCSTFNNPPLCASGDFEIRVLEVYGFAGA
- the Sky gene encoding GTPase-activating protein skywalker isoform X4 is translated as MMLVTASPMDNSPNTLSVVEEEATNVTDIDDAFPPHVDTSNIVIQPESPTSKKQTLKTFAEVNTLLQAGRKREVKLIIRENAWPLNNGIRTQLWPALCDQHAHGKNMLDGFYWDMVNQVFGTTELPEKSIMLPPFVDSTHCLSYNLTRKGRNVADRVVSVLGYACPDITYSPSLYPLTALLLHFVPEEECYHCMATLVAAKEKMFITQTKLLYEVTWKTVEQITKKHVKSAAVHLARHCSGSRAERIYMDWIWWILQLLPFQHLVRVMDCFLHEGIKVFYRVAMAIVLLFYKHSSPQNSEWMNEISKNGIDAALSKFCRQMPVTPAKFLRTAFGIRGLSSAYISRVFLRTEMALKSKSVLTGSRSLARSRSTDNLPTSQSQVNIQMMSHTLTIRELFTLWSWLPMRITMYQPILLYTTEEHGCSLTTFYVRVEQHEPTLLMIKTCNNEVFGAYCSTRWCERNLKDDKGQRQAYFGTGETFLFSLYPERAKYPWVGMDSSHNDSRVHHSAELFMAADSKMITIGGGDGQAIWMDENIRFGKTDRCSTFNNPPLCASGDFEIRVLEVYGFAGA
- the Sky gene encoding GTPase-activating protein skywalker isoform X3; translated protein: MMLVTASPMDNSPNTLSVVEEEATNVTDIDDAFPPHVDTSNIVIQPESPTSKKQTLKTFAEVNTLLQAGRKREVKLIIRENAWPLNNGIRTQLWPALCDQHAHGKNMLDGFYWDMVNQVFGTTELPEKSIMLPPFVDSTHCLSYNLTRKGRNVADRVVSVLGYACPDITYSPSLYPLTALLLHFVPEEECYHCMATLVAAKEKMFITQTKLLYEVTWKTVEQITKKHVKSAAVHLARHCSGSRAERIYMDWIWWILQLLPFQHLVRVMDCFLHEGIKVFYRVAMAIVLLFYKHSSPQNSEWMNEISKNGIDAALSKFCRQMPVTPAKFLRTAFGIRGLSSAYISRVFLRTEMALKSKSVLTGSRSLARSRSTDNLPTSQSQVNIQMMSHTLTIREKECEDTYKDRLFTLWSWLPMRITMYQPILLYTTEEHGCSLTTFYVRVEQHEPTLLMIKTCNNEVFGAYCSTRWCERNLKDDKGQRQAYFGTGETFLFSLYPERAKYPWVGMDSSHNDSRVHHSAELFMAADSKMITIGGGDGQAIWMDENIRFGKTDRCSTFNNPPLCASGDFEIRVLEVYGFAGA
- the Sky gene encoding GTPase-activating protein skywalker isoform X1 codes for the protein MMLVTASPMDNSPNTLSVVEEEATNVTDIDDAFPPHVDTSNIVIQPESPTSKKQTLKTFAEVNTLLQAGRKREVKLIIRENAWPLNNGIRTQLWPALCDQHAHGKNMLDGFYWDMVNQVFGTTELPEKSIMLPPFVDSTHCLSYNLTRKGRNVADRVVSVLGYACPDITYSPSLYPLTALLLHFVPEEECYHCMATLVAAKEKMFITQTKLLYEVTWKTVEQITKKHVKSAAVHLARHCSGSRAERIYMDWIWWILQLLPFQHLVRVMDCFLHEGIKVFYRVAMAIVLLFYKHSSPQNSEWMNEISKNGIDAALSKFCRQMPVTPAKFLRTAFGIRGLSSAYISRVFLRTEMALKSKSVLTGSRSLARSRSTDNLPTSQSQVNIQMMSHTLTIREKECEDTYKDRGAHSPEPRALSMGVYPIQSICSQILDMPDLFTLWSWLPMRITMYQPILLYTTEEHGCSLTTFYVRVEQHEPTLLMIKTCNNEVFGAYCSTRWCERNLKDDKGQRQAYFGTGETFLFSLYPERAKYPWVGMDSSHNDSRVHHSAELFMAADSKMITIGGGDGQAIWMDENIRFGKTDRCSTFNNPPLCASGDFEIRVLEVYGFAGA